Proteins from one Bacteroidales bacterium genomic window:
- a CDS encoding histidine kinase — protein MKHPVFQNRVRLIVWWLIWLFLAAGQSLLFYFAFGSFSNIGVIDSLLSLLIYSGLALSLWYPFSFFNSSKPSVPVLVGNLVASGAVSVIIWVLVTKLIMQSILPEGNNYQAYYDATFSYRVGTGVFIYGLIILTYYLFISLTNLSEKNAKEARLESLVKETELKMLRSQINPHFLFNSLNSISSLTVTDPEKARTMVVKLSDFMRYALSRKDEQPVSLQSELDNLRLYLEIEKVRFGDKLTTEENIETNCLDFKLPVMLLQPLYENAVKHGVYESTETVRIITEARMIDGFIEIIIKNNYDTVPSLRKGTGTGLLNVTRRLELFYGNKASIKTTKENNIYTVTLYIPAGVS, from the coding sequence AGTCGCTGCTTTTCTATTTCGCCTTCGGAAGTTTCAGCAATATTGGAGTAATTGACAGCCTTTTGTCACTATTGATCTATTCCGGACTGGCACTTTCATTATGGTATCCTTTCAGTTTCTTTAATTCATCAAAACCGTCAGTTCCTGTTCTTGTCGGGAACCTGGTTGCAAGCGGTGCAGTTTCAGTTATTATTTGGGTCCTGGTCACAAAGCTTATTATGCAATCCATTTTACCTGAGGGAAACAACTACCAGGCCTATTATGACGCCACTTTCTCATACAGGGTTGGAACCGGAGTATTCATTTACGGACTGATAATTCTTACTTATTATCTCTTTATTAGTCTTACAAATCTCTCAGAAAAAAATGCAAAAGAGGCCCGTCTTGAAAGCCTGGTAAAAGAGACCGAACTTAAAATGCTGAGGTCGCAGATAAATCCCCATTTTCTGTTCAACAGCCTGAACTCAATCAGTTCACTCACTGTAACCGACCCTGAAAAGGCGAGGACTATGGTTGTTAAACTTTCTGATTTTATGAGATATGCGCTTTCCAGAAAAGATGAACAGCCTGTCTCGCTTCAGAGTGAACTGGATAATCTTCGCTTATATCTCGAAATAGAAAAGGTAAGGTTTGGAGATAAGCTGACAACGGAGGAAAACATAGAAACCAACTGTCTTGATTTCAAACTACCGGTCATGCTTCTGCAACCACTCTACGAAAATGCTGTCAAGCATGGCGTTTATGAAAGTACTGAAACAGTCAGGATTATTACAGAAGCCAGAATGATCGACGGATTTATTGAAATAATAATTAAAAACAATTACGACACAGTACCTTCTTTAAGGAAGGGAACCGGTACAGGATTATTAAATGTGACCAGAAGGCTTGAATTGTTTTACGGGAATAAAGCATCAATAAAAACAACAAAAGAGAACAACATATATACTGTAACACTCTATATACCAGCTGGTGTTTCATAA
- a CDS encoding LytTR family transcriptional regulator DNA-binding domain-containing protein, with protein MEKIKIIIIDDETPARELVKHYLKEVDDIEVIAECADGFSGLKSISTLKPDLVFLDIQMPRLTGIELVEVLTEKPEIIFATAYDQFALRAFELNAVDYIMKPYEKRRFLEAVKKAIDKIRSGAGNNVPANQLLAQKPELPAPVNRIVVRKANSINIIPVDQVRYVEAQDDYVMIYHATGKALKQQTMKYYEENLPKSDFVRIHRTYIVNVAEIKQIEPYGKDNHVAVLNSGDKLPVSRSGYKQLREDLGF; from the coding sequence ATGGAAAAGATAAAGATCATCATAATAGACGACGAAACACCGGCAAGAGAGTTAGTCAAGCACTATTTAAAGGAAGTTGACGACATTGAAGTTATTGCCGAATGTGCAGATGGTTTTTCCGGACTTAAATCTATCTCAACGCTGAAACCCGACCTGGTATTCCTGGATATCCAGATGCCAAGACTTACCGGTATTGAGTTGGTTGAAGTCCTTACAGAGAAACCTGAAATTATTTTTGCTACTGCTTATGATCAATTTGCCTTAAGGGCTTTTGAACTTAATGCAGTTGACTATATTATGAAACCTTATGAAAAAAGAAGGTTCCTTGAAGCTGTAAAAAAAGCAATTGATAAGATAAGATCCGGGGCAGGAAATAATGTCCCGGCAAATCAACTCCTTGCACAAAAGCCTGAACTACCTGCCCCGGTAAACAGGATAGTCGTGAGAAAAGCCAATTCTATAAATATCATCCCTGTTGATCAGGTAAGATATGTTGAGGCACAGGATGATTATGTTATGATATATCATGCTACAGGAAAGGCTCTGAAGCAACAGACAATGAAATACTACGAGGAAAACCTCCCGAAATCGGATTTTGTCAGAATTCACCGCACTTACATTGTTAATGTTGCAGAGATAAAACAAATCGAACCCTACGGGAAAGATAACCATGTGGCAGTCCTGAACTCAGGAGATAAATTGCCGGTTAGCCGGTCGGGGTATAAGCAGCTAAGAGAAGATTTGGGATTCTGA